A stretch of Henckelia pumila isolate YLH828 chromosome 4, ASM3356847v2, whole genome shotgun sequence DNA encodes these proteins:
- the LOC140862026 gene encoding uncharacterized mitochondrial protein AtMg00820-like yields MDAEIAAIEKNNTWELTDLPKGQKTIGVKWVYKKKLKENGEVDKFKARLVAKGYKQEFGVDYKEVFAPVARHDTIRLTIALAARNSWPIYQLDVKSAFLN; encoded by the coding sequence ATGGATGCTGAAATTGCAGCAAtcgaaaaaaataatacttggGAGTTAACGGATCTTCCAAAAGGGCAAAAGACCATTGGCGTAAAATGGGTGTATAAGAAGAAGCTGAAGGAGAATGGCGAAGTTGATAAATTTAAAGCGCGTCTAGTAGCAAAAGGCTACAAGCAAGAGTTCGGTGTTGATTATAAAGAGGTTTTTGCTCCTGTTGCAAGGCATGACACAATCAGATTGACGATTGCATTAGCTGCACGAAACTCATGGCCTATATATCAATTGGATGTGAAATCGGCATTCTTGAATTGA